One segment of Peromyscus leucopus breed LL Stock chromosome 5, UCI_PerLeu_2.1, whole genome shotgun sequence DNA contains the following:
- the LOC114708431 gene encoding protein FAM240B-like isoform X2 codes for MNSQYMRREVFCCETCDELKSFWEKEISKQTCYRELEEVRQERSALRKLREEWKQRLEKRLRMLDNPDNEGKQATPEN; via the exons ATGAACAGCCAGTACATGCGCAGGGAAGTCTTCTGCTGCGAGACCTGCGATGAGCTCAAAAgcttctgggaaaaggaaattaGCAAACAGACTTGTTACCGAGAACTTGAAGAAGTTCGCCAGGAGAGAAGCGCTCTGAGAAA GCTTCGAGAAgaatggaagcagaggctggagaagaggTTGAGAATGCTGGACAATCCTGATAATGAGGGAAAGCAAGCTACCCCTGAGAACTGA